In Phormidium ambiguum IAM M-71, one DNA window encodes the following:
- a CDS encoding lipid kinase — MSRRALLLVNRFSRRGKENFSEIVRQLQPNFHLLEESTEQPRQISDLIRQYRHQVDLVIVGGGDGTLNAAIEGLIDTQLPLGILPLGTANDLARTLAIPTSIPKACQIIADSEVKYIDLGKVNGKYFFNVASLGLSVEITQQLSGELKRRWGVLAYAIAALQVIYRTRPFKAEICYLDRSIQVRTIQIAIGNGRYYGGGMVVDDDATIEDSKLDLYSLEIRNWWQIFPLIPAIMRGKQGNWPGVRTLEGQEIEIYTRKPYPINTDGEIITHTPAKFQLVPQALPVIVPKA, encoded by the coding sequence ATGAGTCGTCGAGCCTTGTTATTAGTCAATCGTTTCTCTCGGCGTGGTAAAGAAAACTTCTCTGAGATAGTTAGACAATTGCAACCAAACTTTCATCTTTTAGAAGAAAGTACTGAGCAACCACGACAAATATCAGACTTGATTCGTCAATATCGCCATCAAGTAGACTTGGTAATCGTTGGTGGTGGAGATGGTACTCTCAATGCTGCTATAGAAGGTTTAATTGATACTCAGCTACCTTTGGGTATTTTGCCTTTGGGAACTGCTAATGACTTGGCTCGCACTTTGGCAATTCCTACATCTATCCCAAAAGCTTGTCAGATTATTGCTGATAGTGAGGTGAAATATATCGATCTTGGCAAGGTGAATGGTAAGTATTTTTTCAATGTTGCTAGTTTAGGATTAAGCGTGGAAATTACGCAGCAGTTAAGTGGGGAATTGAAGCGGCGCTGGGGAGTGCTAGCTTATGCGATCGCTGCTTTGCAGGTAATTTACCGAACTCGACCCTTTAAGGCGGAAATTTGCTACTTGGATCGATCGATCCAAGTGCGAACAATACAAATTGCCATAGGTAATGGTCGTTATTACGGTGGTGGGATGGTTGTTGATGATGATGCCACTATTGAAGACAGCAAATTGGATCTTTATAGCTTAGAAATCCGCAATTGGTGGCAGATTTTTCCCCTAATTCCCGCAATTATGCGCGGAAAACAGGGAAATTGGCCTGGTGTGCGTACCCTGGAAGGTCAGGAAATTGAAATCTATACCCGCAAACCTTACCCAATTAACACAGATGGCGAAATTATTACTCATACACCTGCTAAATTCCAACTTGTCCCCCAAGCTTTGCCTGTAATTGTACCGAAAGCATAA
- the radC gene encoding RadC family protein: MTYSLRVTDLPISERPRERLLANGAKHLTTAELIAILLATGQGAGKLSAIGLGQYILQQLNQHGRDPLVVLRDVTAAELMAIPGIGPAKATTILAAIELGKRAFATRPLERTLIDSPAAAAATLSHELMWQPQERFAVILLDVKHRLLGTQVITIGTATETLAHPGEIFRDILRQGATRVIVAHNHPSGSMEPSQDDINLTSQLLQGAQFLNVPILDHLILGNGEHLSLRETTNLWELYPQGD, from the coding sequence ATGACCTATTCTTTGCGAGTCACCGATCTTCCTATTAGTGAACGTCCAAGAGAACGTTTATTAGCTAATGGCGCAAAACATTTGACTACAGCTGAATTGATTGCAATTTTATTAGCTACAGGACAAGGTGCAGGTAAACTTTCTGCGATCGGTCTAGGTCAATATATTCTGCAACAATTAAATCAACATGGACGAGATCCCTTAGTAGTATTACGAGATGTCACCGCCGCCGAATTAATGGCAATTCCGGGAATCGGCCCTGCTAAAGCAACTACAATTTTAGCAGCGATCGAACTCGGAAAAAGAGCTTTTGCCACCCGCCCATTAGAACGTACCTTAATCGATAGTCCCGCCGCCGCTGCTGCTACCCTCAGCCATGAATTAATGTGGCAACCGCAAGAAAGATTCGCGGTTATATTACTTGATGTTAAACATCGCTTGTTAGGAACACAAGTAATAACGATCGGCACAGCCACAGAAACATTAGCCCATCCCGGTGAAATTTTCCGCGATATCCTTCGCCAAGGCGCAACTAGAGTTATTGTGGCACATAATCATCCTTCAGGAAGCATGGAACCAAGCCAAGATGATATTAATTTAACATCCCAATTACTACAAGGAGCGCAATTTTTAAACGTTCCCATATTAGACCATTTAATTTTAGGTAATGGCGAACATTTAAGTTTAAGAGAAACCACCAACTTATGGGAACTCTATCCTCAAGGAGACTGA